A DNA window from Lagenorhynchus albirostris chromosome 5, mLagAlb1.1, whole genome shotgun sequence contains the following coding sequences:
- the ZDHHC23 gene encoding palmitoyltransferase ZDHHC23, whose amino-acid sequence MTKKGSMKPGKKNKAEEPELEPLCCCEYLDRNGEKNHVAACLCDCQDLDEGCDRWITCKSVQPETYERIMDTISDRLRIPWLRGARKVNISLLPPLFLLPVFLRVASWHFLLGGVVLTSLPVLALWYYYLTHRRKEQTLFFLSLGLFSLGYMYYVFLQEVVPRGRVGPTQLALLTCGLLLILLALCRAKKDPGYLRNPANDDRSLSGSHTEYLNRTGPEKPKGFPGADPAGGLNNRGPKDEPKGCPRTLAGSPATGKEDWCATCRLVRPARAWHCRICGVCVRRMDHHCVWINSCVGESNHQAFMLALLVFLLTSVYGVTLTLDTICTDRSVFTALFYCPGVYANYSSALCFTCVWYSVIIMGGMAYIFLIQLINISYNVTEREVQQALRQKTGRRLLCGLIVDTGQYNRGFLRNWHQFSTLGTHPFHHPAEDIV is encoded by the exons ATGACCAAGAAGGGCAGTATGAAgccaggaaagaaaaacaaagcggAAGAACCTGAACTGGAGCCCCTGTGCTGCTGCGAGTACCTAGATCGAAATGGGGAAAAGAACCACGTGGCTGCTTGTTTGTGTGATTGCCAAGATCTGGATGAAGGGTGTGATAG ATGGATCACGTGTAAGTCCGTGCAGCCCGAGACCTACGAAAGGATCATGGATACGATCTCTGACCGCCTCCGGATTCCTTGGCTTAGGGGAGCCAGGAAAGTTAACATTAGCCTCCTTCCCCCACTCTTCCTGCTGCCTGTCTTCCTGCGAGTGGCTTCGTGGCATTTCCTCCTGGGGGGGGTGGTTTTGACCTCCCTCCCTGTGCTGGCTCTGTGGTACTACTACCTCACtcacagaaggaaagaacagaCTCTGTTTTTCCTGAGCCTCGGACTGTTCTCTCTGGGCTACATGTACTACGTGTTCCTGCAGGAGGTCGTCCCCAGGGGGCGTGTAGGGCCCACTCAGCTGGCTCTGCTTACCTGCGGGTTACTTCTCATACTCTTAGCCTTGTGCCGAGCCAAGAAGGATCCAGGCTACCTCAGAAACCCAGCAAACGATGACAGATCTCTAAGCGGCAGCCACACCGAATACCTGAACAGAACAGGGCCGGAGAAGCCCAAAGGGTTCCCCGGCGCAGACCCAGCGGGCGGTCTCAACAACCGCGGGCCCAAGGATGAGCCTAAGGGCTGCCCCAGGACGTTGGCTGGAAGCCCCGCCACGGGGAAGGAGGACTGGTGCGCCACGTGCCGACTGGTGCGGCCGGCCCGGGCCTGGCACTGCCGGATCTGCGGCGTCTGTGTGAGGAGGATGGATCATCACTGCGTCTG GATAAATAGCTGTGTCGGAGAATCAAATCATCAAGCATTTATGCTTGCCCTTCTGGTCTTCCTCCTCACCTCGGTGTACGGGGTAACGCTGACCTTGGACACCATTTGTACGGATAGAAGTGTCTTCACAGCTCTCTTCTATTGCCCTGGAGTTTATGCAAATTACAG ctcagctctgtgctTCACCTGCGTGTGGTACTCTGTGATCATCATGGGGGGCATGGCCTACATCTTCCTGATCCAGCTGATAAACATCAGCTACAATGTGACGGAGAGGGAAGTGCAGCAGGCCCTTCGACAGAAGACGGGGCGCCGGCTGCTCTGCGGGCTCATCGTGGACACAGGCCAGTACAATCGGGGCTTCCTGCGGAACTGGCACCAGTTCTCCACCCTGGGCACGCACCCCTTCCACCACCCTGCTGAGGACATAGTATGA
- the GRAMD1C gene encoding protein Aster-C isoform X2 — MENLSLSIEDNVQPRSPRRSSLDGCGERDEKLSKPISFTRESISQVSETEPIDGNPQKGGLGKEEPQSEKQIKSPSLTSEKRLSRLSSKSLDLNKNEYLSLDKSSTSDSVDEENIPEKDLHGRLYINRVFHISAERMFELLFTSSRFMQIFASSRNIIDIVSTPWNVEPGGDQLRTMTYTIVLNNPLTGKCTTATEKQRLYKESREAQFYLVDSEVLAHDVPYHDYFYTLNRYYIIRSSKQKCRLRVSTDLKYRKQPWAIVKSLIEKNSWSSLADYFKQLESDLLMEESMVNQPIEEPGKLSGLRRRRRTVNRTAETAPKLSSQRSSGDLGLDAKGDITGKKKEIESYNTILIVVMSIFLLLLVLLNVTLFLKLSKIEYAAQSFYRLHLQEEKSVNLASDMVSRAENIQKSKDQAHRLKGVLRDSIVMLEQLKSSLIMLQRTFDLLNKNKTGMAVQS, encoded by the exons ATGGAGAACTTGTCCCTGTCGATTGAGGATAATGTGCAGCCAAG AAGTCCAAGAAGAAGCAGCTTGGATGGCTGTGGGGAGAGAGATGAGAAATTATCCAAGCCGATCAGTTTTACCCGTGAATCAATTAGTCAGGTTTCAGAAACAGAGCCAATTGATGGAAATCCACAAAAAGGG gGGTTAGGGAaagaggaaccccaaagtgagaAACAGATCAAAAGTCCTTCACTAACTTCAGAAAAGAGGTTAAGTAGACTGTCATCAAAATCACTGGacttgaataaaaatgaatatctttCTTTGGACAAAAGCAGTACTTCAGATTCTGTTGATGAAG AAAATATTCCTGAGAAAGATCTTCATGGAAGACTTTATATCAACCGTGTTTTTCATATCAGTGCTGAGAGAATGTTTGAATTGCTGTTCACCAGTTCACGCTTTATGCAGATATTTGCCAGTTCTAGAAATATAATAG ATATAGTATCTACCCCTTGGAATGTAGAGCCTGGAGGTGACCAACTGAGAACCATGACCTACACTATAGTCCTTAATAATCCACTAACTGGAAAGTGCACCACGGCCACTGAAAAGCAG AGGCTGTATAAAGAAAGTCGGGAAGCACAGTTTTACTTGGTAGATTCAGAAGTGCTGGCACACGATGTCCCCTACCATGATTACTTCTATACTCTGAACAGATACTATATCATCCGATCTTCAAAGCAGAAATGCCGGTTGAG AGTTTCAACAGAtttgaaatacagaaaacaacCATGGGCCATTGTCAAATCTTTAATTGAGAAGAATTCCTGGAGTTCCTTGGCGGACTATTTCAAACAGCTTG aatCAGATTTGTTAATGGAAGAATCTATGGTAAATCAGCCCATTGAAGAGCCTGGAAAACTGAGTGGCCTACGAAGGAGAAGGCGAACAGTCAACAGAACAGCAGAAACAGCTCCTAAACTTTCTTCTCAGCGTTCTTCTGGAGACCTGGGCTTAGATGCCAAAGGGGATATTACAG gaaagaaaaaggaaattgaaagcTATAACACCATCCTTATTGTGGTGATGAGTATTTT TTTGCTGTTGCTGGTTTTATTGAATGTGACGCTGTTTCTGAAGCTGTCAAAGATAGAGTACGCGGCTCAGTCCTTTTACCGTCTTCACCTCCAGGAAGAGAAATCTGTTAA tttagcCTCTGATATGGTGTCAAGAgcagaaaatattcaaaagagcAAAGATCAGGCCCATCGCTTAAAAGGAGTGCTCCGGGACTCCATCGTGATGCTGGAACAG TTGAAGAGCTCACTCATTATGCTTCAGAGAACCTTTGATCTACTAAATAAGAACAAGACAGGCATGGCTGTCCAAAGCTAG
- the GRAMD1C gene encoding protein Aster-C isoform X1 — translation MENLSLSIEDNVQPRSPRRSSLDGCGERDEKLSKPISFTRESISQVSETEPIDGNPQKGGLGKEEPQSEKQIKSPSLTSEKRLSRLSSKSLDLNKNEYLSLDKSSTSDSVDEENIPEKDLHGRLYINRVFHISAERMFELLFTSSRFMQIFASSRNIIDIVSTPWNVEPGGDQLRTMTYTIVLNNPLTGKCTTATEKQRLYKESREAQFYLVDSEVLAHDVPYHDYFYTLNRYYIIRSSKQKCRLRVSTDLKYRKQPWAIVKSLIEKNSWSSLADYFKQLESDLLMEESMVNQPIEEPGKLSGLRRRRRTVNRTAETAPKLSSQRSSGDLGLDAKGDITGKKKEIESYNTILIVVMSIFLLLLVLLNVTLFLKLSKIEYAAQSFYRLHLQEEKSVNLASDMVSRAENIQKSKDQAHRLKGVLRDSIVMLEQVLISHQFYTHQCIHVNPNRPIQHTTIPTPPQFSPLGVHI, via the exons ATGGAGAACTTGTCCCTGTCGATTGAGGATAATGTGCAGCCAAG AAGTCCAAGAAGAAGCAGCTTGGATGGCTGTGGGGAGAGAGATGAGAAATTATCCAAGCCGATCAGTTTTACCCGTGAATCAATTAGTCAGGTTTCAGAAACAGAGCCAATTGATGGAAATCCACAAAAAGGG gGGTTAGGGAaagaggaaccccaaagtgagaAACAGATCAAAAGTCCTTCACTAACTTCAGAAAAGAGGTTAAGTAGACTGTCATCAAAATCACTGGacttgaataaaaatgaatatctttCTTTGGACAAAAGCAGTACTTCAGATTCTGTTGATGAAG AAAATATTCCTGAGAAAGATCTTCATGGAAGACTTTATATCAACCGTGTTTTTCATATCAGTGCTGAGAGAATGTTTGAATTGCTGTTCACCAGTTCACGCTTTATGCAGATATTTGCCAGTTCTAGAAATATAATAG ATATAGTATCTACCCCTTGGAATGTAGAGCCTGGAGGTGACCAACTGAGAACCATGACCTACACTATAGTCCTTAATAATCCACTAACTGGAAAGTGCACCACGGCCACTGAAAAGCAG AGGCTGTATAAAGAAAGTCGGGAAGCACAGTTTTACTTGGTAGATTCAGAAGTGCTGGCACACGATGTCCCCTACCATGATTACTTCTATACTCTGAACAGATACTATATCATCCGATCTTCAAAGCAGAAATGCCGGTTGAG AGTTTCAACAGAtttgaaatacagaaaacaacCATGGGCCATTGTCAAATCTTTAATTGAGAAGAATTCCTGGAGTTCCTTGGCGGACTATTTCAAACAGCTTG aatCAGATTTGTTAATGGAAGAATCTATGGTAAATCAGCCCATTGAAGAGCCTGGAAAACTGAGTGGCCTACGAAGGAGAAGGCGAACAGTCAACAGAACAGCAGAAACAGCTCCTAAACTTTCTTCTCAGCGTTCTTCTGGAGACCTGGGCTTAGATGCCAAAGGGGATATTACAG gaaagaaaaaggaaattgaaagcTATAACACCATCCTTATTGTGGTGATGAGTATTTT TTTGCTGTTGCTGGTTTTATTGAATGTGACGCTGTTTCTGAAGCTGTCAAAGATAGAGTACGCGGCTCAGTCCTTTTACCGTCTTCACCTCCAGGAAGAGAAATCTGTTAA tttagcCTCTGATATGGTGTCAAGAgcagaaaatattcaaaagagcAAAGATCAGGCCCATCGCTTAAAAGGAGTGCTCCGGGACTCCATCGTGATGCTGGAACAG gttcttattagtcatcaattttatacacatcagtgtatacatgtcaatcccaatcgcccaattcagcacaccaccatccccaccccaccgcagttttccccccttggtgtccatat TTGA
- the GRAMD1C gene encoding protein Aster-C isoform X3 → MENLSLSIEDNVQPRSPRRSSLDGCGERDEKLSKPISFTRESISQVSETEPIDGNPQKGGLGKEEPQSEKQIKSPSLTSEKRLSRLSSKSLDLNKNEYLSLDKSSTSDSVDEENIPEKDLHGRLYINRVFHISAERMFELLFTSSRFMQIFASSRNIIDIVSTPWNVEPGGDQLRTMTYTIVLNNPLTGKCTTATEKQRLYKESREAQFYLVDSEVLAHDVPYHDYFYTLNRYYIIRSSKQKCRLRVSTDLKYRKQPWAIVKSLIEKNSWSSLADYFKQLESDLLMEESMVNQPIEEPGKLSGLRRRRRTVNRTAETAPKLSSQRSSGDLGLDAKGDITGKKKEIESYNTILIVVMSIFLLLLVLLNVTLFLKLSKIEYAAQSFYRLHLQEEKSVNLASDMVSRAENIQKSKDQAHRLKGVLRDSIVMLEQF, encoded by the exons ATGGAGAACTTGTCCCTGTCGATTGAGGATAATGTGCAGCCAAG AAGTCCAAGAAGAAGCAGCTTGGATGGCTGTGGGGAGAGAGATGAGAAATTATCCAAGCCGATCAGTTTTACCCGTGAATCAATTAGTCAGGTTTCAGAAACAGAGCCAATTGATGGAAATCCACAAAAAGGG gGGTTAGGGAaagaggaaccccaaagtgagaAACAGATCAAAAGTCCTTCACTAACTTCAGAAAAGAGGTTAAGTAGACTGTCATCAAAATCACTGGacttgaataaaaatgaatatctttCTTTGGACAAAAGCAGTACTTCAGATTCTGTTGATGAAG AAAATATTCCTGAGAAAGATCTTCATGGAAGACTTTATATCAACCGTGTTTTTCATATCAGTGCTGAGAGAATGTTTGAATTGCTGTTCACCAGTTCACGCTTTATGCAGATATTTGCCAGTTCTAGAAATATAATAG ATATAGTATCTACCCCTTGGAATGTAGAGCCTGGAGGTGACCAACTGAGAACCATGACCTACACTATAGTCCTTAATAATCCACTAACTGGAAAGTGCACCACGGCCACTGAAAAGCAG AGGCTGTATAAAGAAAGTCGGGAAGCACAGTTTTACTTGGTAGATTCAGAAGTGCTGGCACACGATGTCCCCTACCATGATTACTTCTATACTCTGAACAGATACTATATCATCCGATCTTCAAAGCAGAAATGCCGGTTGAG AGTTTCAACAGAtttgaaatacagaaaacaacCATGGGCCATTGTCAAATCTTTAATTGAGAAGAATTCCTGGAGTTCCTTGGCGGACTATTTCAAACAGCTTG aatCAGATTTGTTAATGGAAGAATCTATGGTAAATCAGCCCATTGAAGAGCCTGGAAAACTGAGTGGCCTACGAAGGAGAAGGCGAACAGTCAACAGAACAGCAGAAACAGCTCCTAAACTTTCTTCTCAGCGTTCTTCTGGAGACCTGGGCTTAGATGCCAAAGGGGATATTACAG gaaagaaaaaggaaattgaaagcTATAACACCATCCTTATTGTGGTGATGAGTATTTT TTTGCTGTTGCTGGTTTTATTGAATGTGACGCTGTTTCTGAAGCTGTCAAAGATAGAGTACGCGGCTCAGTCCTTTTACCGTCTTCACCTCCAGGAAGAGAAATCTGTTAA tttagcCTCTGATATGGTGTCAAGAgcagaaaatattcaaaagagcAAAGATCAGGCCCATCGCTTAAAAGGAGTGCTCCGGGACTCCATCGTGATGCTGGAACAG TTCTGA